One stretch of Francisella sp. LA112445 DNA includes these proteins:
- a CDS encoding sulfhydrogenase subunit delta, producing MSAQDKLKNLAPRPKIAVHKFSSCDGCQLALINDAVSLLTLAEMVDIVHFAEAGPLDEFAEVDIAFIEGSVNTHHDIHRLEKIREKAKYVISMGACAVAGGIQALRNFTNDAELLEWQKAVYPQETQVIIDEDLPTAKAIKEYVNVDFEISGCPITTEQILKAIRQLLFGVEPEKVVDPVCTTCKHAGVTCVMVAKGEPCLGPVIADGCGAICPKLGRGCYGCFGASKYANLGAMTRKLKELGLSDKQIHDKYRFISSQDDVFKKAGV from the coding sequence ATGTCCGCTCAAGATAAATTAAAAAATTTAGCTCCTCGCCCTAAGATAGCCGTGCATAAATTTAGCTCATGCGATGGTTGTCAGCTTGCTTTAATAAACGACGCTGTATCACTTCTTACTCTTGCAGAGATGGTAGATATTGTCCACTTTGCTGAAGCAGGTCCTCTTGATGAGTTTGCCGAAGTAGATATTGCATTTATCGAAGGTAGTGTAAATACTCATCATGATATTCATCGTTTAGAAAAAATCAGAGAAAAAGCAAAGTATGTAATATCTATGGGTGCTTGTGCTGTAGCTGGAGGTATCCAAGCTCTAAGAAACTTCACAAATGATGCTGAGCTTTTAGAATGGCAAAAGGCTGTATATCCGCAAGAGACTCAAGTTATTATTGATGAGGATCTACCAACTGCTAAAGCTATCAAAGAGTATGTAAATGTTGATTTTGAAATATCTGGTTGCCCTATAACTACAGAGCAAATACTTAAGGCTATCCGTCAACTACTCTTTGGAGTAGAACCTGAGAAAGTTGTTGATCCAGTCTGTACAACTTGTAAGCATGCTGGTGTTACTTGTGTAATGGTTGCTAAAGGTGAGCCATGCTTAGGACCTGTAATCGCAGATGGTTGTGGTGCAATATGTCCAAAACTTGGACGTGGTTGCTATGGCTGCTTTGGTGCATCTAAATATGCCAACCTAGGTGCTATGACACGTAAGCTTAAAGAGTTAGGGTTATCAGATAAACAGATTCATGATAAATATAGATTTATCAGTAGCCAAGATGATGTATTTAAAAAGGCTGGAGTATAG
- a CDS encoding 4Fe-4S dicluster domain-containing protein, with translation MSQFYFLKHDDLDRMISYFSGQGYEVMAPAVRDKSIVYDNIDNASELPWGYVDIQEPAKYEVIKTDVKKAFGWSVPVQSVKPMLFEEKETLWKVSRDENGKLTFNQSLNNKKYAVLGVRPCDLRAIEIQDRVFVENAYQDVRYKARREAMFIVAANCTTAHSNCFCITLGDKPEADKGFDLAMTEIENGFVIETGSDKGRQTILALQLEPATGAQTYQAEQKVKAVYGMQEKTLPPIAQVEKALTSSYDHPQWEDVAERCLSCGSCTQSCPTCFCHTEKEQPSLDGKESEHTREWDSCFGLDHSYTHGELYREEPKHRYRQWLTHKFGTWREQFKTKGCVGCGRCITWCPVKIDVTEEINAICEEK, from the coding sequence ATGAGTCAGTTTTATTTTTTAAAACATGATGATCTAGATAGGATGATTTCTTACTTCTCAGGGCAAGGCTATGAAGTTATGGCGCCAGCAGTTAGAGATAAATCTATTGTTTATGACAATATAGATAATGCAAGTGAGCTTCCATGGGGTTATGTAGATATACAAGAGCCTGCAAAATATGAAGTCATCAAAACAGATGTAAAAAAAGCTTTTGGTTGGAGTGTACCTGTTCAATCTGTTAAGCCAATGCTTTTTGAAGAGAAAGAAACACTCTGGAAAGTTTCACGTGATGAGAATGGTAAGCTAACCTTCAATCAAAGCTTAAATAATAAAAAATATGCTGTACTAGGTGTCAGACCTTGTGATCTAAGAGCTATTGAAATTCAAGATAGAGTATTTGTTGAAAATGCTTATCAAGATGTGCGCTATAAAGCTAGAAGAGAAGCTATGTTTATCGTAGCTGCTAATTGTACTACAGCGCATAGTAACTGTTTTTGTATAACACTAGGTGATAAGCCTGAGGCTGATAAAGGTTTTGATCTAGCTATGACAGAGATTGAGAACGGTTTTGTTATCGAGACAGGTAGTGATAAAGGCAGACAAACAATATTAGCTCTACAATTAGAGCCTGCAACAGGTGCTCAAACATACCAAGCTGAGCAAAAAGTAAAAGCTGTATATGGTATGCAAGAGAAAACTCTACCACCAATAGCTCAAGTAGAAAAAGCCTTAACTAGCTCTTATGACCATCCACAGTGGGAAGATGTCGCAGAGAGATGTCTATCTTGTGGTAGCTGTACGCAATCATGCCCTACTTGCTTCTGCCACACAGAAAAAGAGCAGCCGAGCTTAGATGGTAAAGAAAGTGAGCATACACGTGAATGGGATTCATGCTTTGGCTTAGATCACAGCTATACTCATGGTGAGCTATATCGTGAAGAACCAAAACACAGATATCGCCAATGGCTAACTCATAAGTTTGGTACTTGGAGAGAACAGTTTAAGACTAAAGGTTGTGTTGGCTGTGGTCGTTGTATTACATGGTGCCCTGTAAAAATTGATGTTACAGAAGAAATTAACGCTATTTGTGAGGAGAAATAA
- a CDS encoding hydrogenase maturation protease encodes MKQKTLILGIGSPFADDQFGWFVADKLAKIVKEKNIQDITVESADRPGLNLLTYLDSDYDKVILIDAVYAKVEPGTEFYFKAKDILSFGGFLSSHSVGVAPSLALADAIGMNISNVEFYGVEGQRIFEKDDVLSDLIKNAIDKLINYLQDKLLNYL; translated from the coding sequence ATGAAACAAAAGACTCTAATTCTTGGTATAGGTTCACCATTTGCTGATGATCAATTTGGTTGGTTTGTAGCTGATAAATTAGCCAAGATTGTAAAAGAAAAAAATATACAGGATATAACTGTAGAAAGTGCTGATAGACCAGGTTTAAATTTACTTACTTATCTAGATAGTGACTATGATAAAGTTATTCTAATAGATGCTGTATATGCCAAAGTTGAACCTGGAACAGAATTTTATTTCAAAGCAAAAGATATTCTAAGTTTTGGAGGTTTTTTATCCTCACATAGTGTTGGTGTTGCTCCATCTTTGGCATTAGCTGATGCTATAGGGATGAATATTAGCAATGTTGAATTTTATGGAGTAGAAGGTCAAAGAATATTTGAAAAAGATGATGTACTTTCTGATTTGATTAAAAATGCTATAGATAAATTAATAAATTACTTACAAGACAAATTATTAAACTATTTATAA
- a CDS encoding nickel-dependent hydrogenase large subunit — protein MSRETVIEVPILARVEGEGALDLRIKDGKIDKCDLRIYEPPRYFEKFLEGREPNAIIDAVARICGICPLAYQAGFSRAYETAFDITRTQWIDDMRLLMFLGEWIESHYLHVHLLAAPDFLGYRSAIEMAKDYPKEVVRGVKLQHLGNDILKLLGGRSVHPNGMKVGGFYKAPLVKEVHALIPKMKDALKEAKDVVEWVSTLSFPDTTIPFKMVSLSHPTEYPIFGDDVITSDGEKFHISEYDDHFREFHAIQSTALHSTTVDGQPILLGPLSRINLNFDKLPKHIQEMAHATGVKWPSRNMFHSVVARAIEGYWAIERALQVCENYSYTDTPCVDYTVKAADAWGAVEAPRGIQIDHIKVNDQGLAEKIRISAPTSQNLPCIEADLRIALENFGLDKPEDDIRLHAEMVIRNYDPCISCSAHFLTLNIDRD, from the coding sequence ATGAGTAGAGAAACAGTTATAGAAGTACCTATTTTAGCCCGTGTTGAAGGTGAAGGTGCTTTAGATTTAAGAATTAAAGATGGCAAAATAGATAAATGTGATCTAAGAATCTATGAGCCACCACGTTACTTTGAGAAATTCCTCGAAGGTAGAGAACCAAATGCAATTATTGATGCTGTCGCACGTATTTGTGGTATTTGCCCTCTGGCATATCAAGCAGGCTTCTCAAGAGCTTATGAAACTGCATTTGATATTACTAGGACTCAGTGGATAGATGATATGCGCCTACTGATGTTTTTAGGTGAATGGATCGAGTCACACTACCTACATGTGCATTTATTAGCGGCACCTGATTTCTTAGGTTACAGATCAGCTATCGAGATGGCAAAAGATTACCCTAAAGAAGTTGTCCGTGGTGTTAAGTTACAGCATTTAGGTAATGATATTCTTAAACTTTTAGGTGGTAGATCTGTTCACCCTAATGGTATGAAGGTTGGTGGATTCTACAAAGCTCCTTTAGTTAAAGAAGTTCATGCGTTAATCCCTAAAATGAAAGATGCTCTAAAAGAAGCTAAAGATGTTGTTGAGTGGGTATCGACACTATCATTCCCAGATACAACTATTCCATTTAAGATGGTAAGTTTATCTCACCCTACTGAATACCCTATATTTGGTGATGATGTAATCACTAGTGATGGTGAAAAATTCCATATTAGTGAATATGATGATCATTTTAGAGAGTTCCATGCTATTCAGTCAACAGCTTTACACTCAACAACTGTTGATGGTCAGCCTATACTTTTAGGCCCTCTTTCTAGGATCAACCTAAACTTCGACAAACTTCCGAAACATATTCAAGAGATGGCTCATGCTACTGGTGTTAAATGGCCTAGTAGAAATATGTTCCATTCAGTAGTTGCTAGAGCTATTGAAGGATATTGGGCTATTGAAAGAGCATTGCAAGTTTGTGAGAACTACTCTTATACAGATACTCCTTGTGTTGACTATACAGTTAAAGCTGCTGATGCTTGGGGCGCTGTAGAAGCTCCGCGTGGTATTCAGATAGATCATATCAAAGTTAATGATCAAGGCTTAGCTGAGAAAATCAGAATCTCAGCACCTACATCGCAAAACCTACCTTGTATAGAAGCTGACTTACGCATAGCTCTAGAAAACTTCGGTTTAGACAAACCTGAAGATGATATAAGACTACATGCAGAGATGGTTATTCGTAACTATGACCCTTGTATTTCTTGCTCTGCGCATTTCTTAACTTTGAATATTGATAGAGATTAA
- a CDS encoding HypC/HybG/HupF family hydrogenase formation chaperone has product MCLAIPAEIVEIKPENQAVVNVGGVKKEVSLALLAESVEVGDFVIIHVGFALSKLDKEMAQQTLKDFEEMLQYK; this is encoded by the coding sequence ATGTGTTTAGCAATACCTGCAGAAATTGTAGAAATAAAACCAGAAAATCAAGCAGTAGTAAATGTTGGTGGAGTCAAAAAAGAAGTCTCACTTGCGCTACTTGCTGAGAGTGTAGAGGTTGGTGATTTTGTAATAATCCATGTTGGCTTTGCATTAAGCAAACTAGACAAAGAAATGGCCCAGCAGACTCTCAAAGATTTTGAAGAAATGTTACAATATAAGTAA
- the hypE gene encoding hydrogenase expression/formation protein HypE has translation MAVKLNIKNGVVDLAMGAGGKAMHHLIEQMIKKSFDSQYLAQAEDQAVLPQINGKIAMTTDSYVITPYFFSGGNIGSLAIHGTVNDLVVGGAKPLYISVGLILEEGLPLKDLKIILDSMAEAAKKANVQIVTGDTKVVEKGKGDGIFINTTGVGVIRDNFVTRDTLEDGDEIIINGSLGDHGVAVMSQRAGLDFQCQVVSDATSLDDLVESIYSNNCKIKTMRDPTRGGVGATLNEWANQHSVAIEIDETKLPISTEVQSACELLGLDPLYIANEGKVLIACKPSQTQKVLDCLRDHPLGENAQVIATVRKSEQPQVFMKTTFGGKRRVDWLSGEQLPRIC, from the coding sequence ATGGCTGTGAAATTAAATATCAAAAATGGTGTAGTTGATCTAGCAATGGGGGCTGGTGGTAAAGCTATGCATCATTTAATAGAGCAGATGATAAAGAAAAGTTTTGATAGCCAATATCTAGCTCAAGCAGAAGATCAAGCTGTACTACCACAAATAAATGGTAAGATCGCAATGACTACAGATAGCTATGTTATTACACCGTATTTTTTTAGTGGTGGTAATATTGGTAGTCTTGCAATTCATGGCACAGTCAATGATCTAGTAGTCGGAGGGGCTAAACCTTTATATATTTCTGTAGGGCTTATATTAGAAGAAGGATTACCTCTTAAAGATCTAAAAATAATCTTAGACTCTATGGCAGAGGCTGCTAAAAAAGCTAATGTCCAAATCGTAACAGGAGATACTAAGGTTGTAGAGAAAGGTAAAGGTGATGGTATCTTTATCAATACAACTGGAGTTGGTGTAATTCGTGATAATTTTGTCACTAGAGATACTCTTGAAGATGGTGATGAGATTATCATAAATGGTTCTCTAGGTGATCATGGTGTCGCTGTAATGTCACAACGAGCTGGACTAGATTTCCAATGCCAAGTAGTAAGTGATGCAACATCTCTAGATGATTTAGTCGAATCAATTTATAGCAATAATTGTAAAATAAAAACTATGCGTGATCCTACTCGTGGAGGAGTCGGTGCAACACTTAATGAATGGGCAAACCAACACAGTGTAGCTATTGAAATAGATGAGACAAAACTTCCGATATCAACTGAAGTTCAATCAGCCTGTGAGCTACTTGGTTTAGATCCATTGTATATCGCCAATGAAGGCAAAGTTTTAATCGCTTGTAAGCCTAGTCAAACTCAAAAGGTTTTAGACTGCTTAAGGGATCATCCATTAGGAGAAAATGCCCAAGTGATAGCAACCGTAAGAAAAAGTGAACAGCCACAAGTGTTTATGAAAACCACATTTGGTGGTAAAAGACGTGTGGACTGGTTAAGTGGTGAGCAATTACCAAGAATATGTTAA
- the hypD gene encoding hydrogenase formation protein HypD produces MDYIQEFRAPKIAKSLLQQIAKEVDTNRQYNLMEFCGGHTHALHRYGIPSLLPANVKMIHGPGCPVCVLPIKRVDQAIFLASQKDVIFCSYADMLRVPGSHQDSLIKAKARGADVRMIYSVEDALKLAEENPNKKVIFFAIGFETTTPPTAVAIQLAIAKKLDNFLIFCNHVLTPIAMQAILSEDVKIDGFLGPSHVSVIIGSNAYDKVTKEYQKPMVVAGFEPLDVLQSILMLIKMINAGKIGVENQYTRAVVPNGNQLAQDLISQYLTIRDTFEWRGLGYIPNSALEIKDAYSKFDAEKYYQIPEVQGLEHKQCACPDILRGLKEPKDCKLFGVVCTPEQPMGACMVSSEGACAAHYQYGG; encoded by the coding sequence ATGGATTACATACAAGAATTTAGGGCCCCGAAAATTGCAAAATCTCTTTTACAACAAATCGCTAAAGAAGTTGACACTAATAGACAATACAACCTGATGGAATTCTGCGGAGGGCATACACATGCTTTACACCGTTATGGGATTCCTAGTCTATTACCTGCAAATGTCAAAATGATACATGGGCCAGGTTGCCCTGTTTGTGTACTGCCGATTAAAAGAGTTGATCAGGCGATATTTTTAGCATCACAAAAAGATGTAATATTTTGTAGTTATGCAGATATGCTTCGCGTACCAGGATCTCATCAAGATAGTCTAATCAAGGCCAAAGCTCGTGGTGCTGATGTGCGTATGATCTACTCAGTAGAAGATGCTCTAAAACTAGCTGAAGAAAACCCTAATAAAAAGGTTATATTCTTTGCTATTGGCTTTGAGACAACTACTCCCCCAACTGCTGTAGCTATACAGTTAGCAATAGCTAAAAAGTTAGATAATTTTCTAATATTTTGTAACCATGTGCTTACACCTATAGCTATGCAAGCTATTCTATCTGAAGATGTTAAAATAGATGGTTTTTTAGGTCCATCTCATGTCAGTGTAATTATCGGTAGTAACGCTTATGATAAGGTGACTAAAGAATATCAAAAACCAATGGTTGTCGCAGGTTTTGAACCTTTAGATGTACTTCAATCTATACTAATGCTTATCAAAATGATAAACGCTGGCAAAATCGGTGTAGAGAACCAGTATACAAGAGCTGTAGTGCCAAATGGTAACCAACTTGCTCAAGATTTAATATCTCAATATCTAACAATTAGAGATACTTTTGAATGGCGTGGACTTGGATATATTCCCAATAGTGCTTTAGAAATAAAAGATGCATACTCAAAGTTTGATGCTGAAAAATACTATCAAATACCCGAGGTGCAAGGCCTAGAGCATAAGCAATGTGCTTGCCCTGATATTCTAAGAGGTCTAAAAGAGCCCAAAGATTGTAAATTATTTGGTGTAGTTTGTACTCCTGAGCAACCTATGGGAGCTTGTATGGTTTCATCTGAAGGTGCTTGTGCGGCACATTATCAATACGGAGGCTAA
- a CDS encoding metal transporter, with protein MRKNITIFSLLILVLLLFLATQDIKMLSMIGIAFLLGLRHGFDADHIVAIDNVTRQLVTQNRASFRTGLFFALGHSTIVFLLTLLIVIGFSFANIEKTSALDIGAFFGTIVSAIFLLLTGTMSLISLKNLLKNKNDSAHDHTSNSLLAKLFRPLIKVIDRPYKMYFIGFLFGLGFDTATEIALLGMAAANVLNGLSIWYIMLLPFSFALGMIIVDSIDAGLMSKVLSINIKEQRFYRYNVIILSIVVAAAYIVALVELLGLLNTNIVTINIITGFVDNYSSTIGLTLVMIFSVFFVFKFVNIYSKRKIK; from the coding sequence ATGAGAAAAAATATAACCATTTTCTCTTTACTAATCTTAGTGTTGCTACTATTTCTAGCAACTCAAGATATAAAAATGCTTAGTATGATTGGTATTGCCTTTTTGCTAGGTCTTAGACATGGTTTTGATGCTGATCATATAGTTGCCATAGATAATGTAACTAGACAACTAGTAACTCAAAATAGAGCAAGTTTTAGAACCGGATTATTTTTTGCCTTAGGTCATTCTACTATAGTTTTTTTACTTACTTTACTTATAGTTATTGGCTTTAGTTTTGCAAATATAGAGAAAACTAGTGCTTTAGATATTGGCGCATTCTTTGGAACCATTGTATCAGCCATATTTCTTCTACTAACAGGAACGATGAGTCTTATATCTTTAAAGAATCTTCTAAAGAATAAAAATGATTCTGCACATGATCACACGTCAAATTCACTATTAGCAAAACTTTTTAGGCCTTTAATAAAAGTCATAGATAGACCATATAAGATGTATTTTATTGGCTTTTTATTTGGTTTAGGTTTTGATACTGCTACTGAGATTGCTCTTTTAGGTATGGCTGCTGCTAATGTACTAAATGGCTTATCTATTTGGTATATTATGCTACTACCTTTCTCATTTGCTCTTGGTATGATTATAGTTGATTCTATAGATGCAGGATTGATGTCAAAAGTTTTGAGCATAAATATAAAAGAACAAAGATTTTATCGTTATAACGTTATAATATTGTCTATTGTAGTAGCTGCTGCTTATATTGTTGCATTAGTTGAGCTATTAGGTTTATTAAATACAAATATTGTTACTATTAATATAATTACAGGTTTTGTCGATAACTACTCATCTACTATTGGATTAACTTTAGTGATGATTTTCTCTGTATTTTTTGTGTTTAAATTTGTAAATATATATTCTAAAAGAAAAATTAAATAA
- the hypF gene encoding carbamoyltransferase HypF gives MQQTIIKILVNGIVQGVGFRPFIYCLAKDMNLYGSVQNTPNGVEIILQCDESVADIFIAKMQVKLPPLANIETIEKTIYQTETKFTDFKILETLQGSSTTKIPADTAICNLCLNDIFDPQSRYYLYPYASCTHCGPRFSTIQSLPYDRDKTTYKDFPLCDDCLASYTNPLDRHYYAQTVACSRCGPELSHSFAEISQAIKTGKIIAIKSQNGFKLVVDATNTQAVAELRKRKHRPNKPFAMMALNTQSIQKHFAEVTSQQEELLNTTIRPIVLLKRHSTSNLSKAIAPNINQLGFMLPTTEADYILFYHLLNEPTGSSWLDEAYDLALIVTSANISGESIIADNNEAYEKLKDIADLIVTDNRDIAVKSDDSVFHTVIDKNLPIRRSRGLVPQSIQLSESLPNILATGAFLKNTFCFIKDNQAFVSQHIGDMDSQANIEFFEQSLEHFQKMFGLKFDGIACDLHPDIYTTHFAQKFNLPIYQIQHHQAHLAAVIAEHNLQGQTIGLVLDGFGLGEDGLARGGELYHCDIDNLEFNRIGELDPIEYIGADKVAKEPWRIALAVCHKYNLEIPNHLKEFSQTENLIKLLQNHLLAKGKTTSMGRLFDAVSSLLDICHINSYEAQGAMEIESLANQIIVEEDLFEISDENRLVLKKLFKKIIKANDKYIASNLWHGTLAYALVEWVSKSAQENNIKTIILSGGCFQNKLLLTEVYTQLKKLGLNVYISEKVPLNDGGISLGQAWLGAKKFKKGELKCV, from the coding sequence ATGCAACAAACCATAATAAAAATTCTCGTCAATGGTATAGTTCAAGGGGTTGGATTCCGCCCTTTTATCTATTGCCTTGCCAAAGATATGAATTTGTACGGCTCGGTGCAAAATACTCCTAATGGTGTTGAAATAATTCTACAATGTGATGAATCTGTTGCAGATATCTTTATAGCTAAGATGCAGGTAAAACTACCTCCTCTAGCTAATATAGAAACTATTGAAAAGACAATTTACCAAACTGAAACTAAATTTACAGATTTCAAAATATTAGAAACTCTACAAGGAAGCTCTACCACCAAAATCCCTGCCGATACAGCTATTTGTAATTTGTGTTTGAATGATATTTTTGACCCACAAAGTCGCTACTATCTATATCCATATGCTAGCTGTACGCATTGTGGTCCGCGCTTTAGTACAATACAAAGCCTACCTTATGATAGAGATAAAACTACTTATAAAGATTTTCCATTATGTGATGATTGTCTAGCTAGCTATACAAATCCACTAGATAGACACTATTATGCTCAAACCGTTGCATGCTCTAGATGTGGGCCAGAATTATCACACTCTTTTGCAGAAATATCACAAGCTATCAAAACTGGTAAAATCATCGCTATAAAAAGCCAAAATGGTTTTAAATTAGTTGTAGATGCTACAAATACTCAAGCAGTCGCAGAACTACGCAAAAGAAAGCATCGCCCTAATAAACCATTTGCTATGATGGCTCTAAATACTCAAAGTATACAAAAGCATTTTGCAGAAGTTACTTCACAGCAAGAAGAGCTTCTAAACACGACTATCAGACCTATCGTTTTACTTAAAAGACATTCTACTAGTAATCTTAGTAAAGCTATTGCACCTAATATAAATCAGCTTGGTTTTATGCTACCAACAACTGAGGCTGATTATATCCTTTTTTACCATCTACTAAACGAACCTACTGGCTCTAGCTGGCTAGATGAAGCTTATGATTTAGCATTGATAGTCACTAGTGCAAATATCTCTGGTGAGAGCATTATAGCTGATAATAATGAAGCTTATGAAAAACTTAAAGATATCGCTGATTTAATCGTGACAGATAACCGTGATATTGCGGTAAAAAGTGATGATAGTGTTTTTCATACTGTTATAGATAAAAATCTACCAATTAGAAGATCTCGGGGCCTTGTACCACAATCAATACAGTTATCTGAAAGCTTACCAAATATATTGGCTACTGGAGCATTTTTAAAGAATACTTTTTGCTTTATCAAAGATAATCAAGCTTTTGTATCGCAACATATTGGTGATATGGATAGCCAAGCTAATATAGAGTTTTTTGAGCAGTCTTTAGAGCATTTTCAGAAAATGTTTGGACTTAAGTTTGATGGTATTGCTTGTGATTTACATCCTGATATTTATACTACGCATTTTGCCCAAAAATTTAATCTACCGATTTATCAAATTCAGCATCATCAAGCTCACCTAGCAGCTGTAATTGCTGAGCATAATTTACAAGGTCAAACTATAGGCTTAGTACTAGATGGTTTTGGTCTAGGTGAAGATGGTTTAGCTCGAGGTGGTGAACTTTATCATTGTGATATTGATAATTTAGAGTTTAATCGCATTGGTGAGCTAGATCCTATCGAGTATATTGGTGCTGATAAAGTTGCTAAAGAGCCTTGGCGTATAGCTTTGGCAGTATGTCATAAATATAATCTTGAGATACCAAATCATCTTAAGGAATTTTCACAAACTGAAAATCTTATTAAACTTTTGCAAAATCACTTATTAGCAAAAGGTAAAACCACCAGTATGGGCAGGCTATTTGATGCTGTCTCAAGTCTTCTTGATATTTGCCATATAAATAGCTATGAAGCCCAGGGTGCAATGGAAATAGAGTCATTGGCTAACCAAATAATCGTTGAAGAAGATCTATTTGAAATATCCGATGAGAATAGATTGGTTTTAAAAAAACTATTCAAAAAAATTATTAAAGCTAATGATAAATATATAGCTAGTAATTTATGGCACGGCACTCTAGCTTATGCTTTAGTTGAATGGGTTAGTAAATCAGCTCAAGAGAATAATATAAAAACAATAATACTAAGTGGTGGCTGTTTTCAAAATAAGCTACTGCTTACTGAGGTTTATACTCAACTTAAAAAGTTGGGTTTAAATGTTTATATCTCAGAAAAAGTGCCACTAAATGATGGTGGTATAAGTCTTGGACAAGCTTGGCTTGGCGCCAAAAAATTTAAAAAAGGTGAATTAAAATGTGTTTAG
- a CDS encoding FAD/NAD(P)-binding protein has product MIYPQDAYLPHEAEIVEFIQDADDIFTLRLRFVDEELRKNYKFHPGQFNMLYLYGVGEVAISIVNDRNFADDIFEHTIQVVGRITKGMNKLKTGETIGVRGPFGSSWPVEQAKGKDVVIMTGGLGNAPLVAATEEIMKDRDNYGKVYVVQGIRDTSGLIYQDKYTNWNNQPNTQVLLAATAGEPHGPWKWYDGFVTTAIPDLDIDYANTYVMSVGPEIMMKNVAKEFAKVGVPEEQIFVSLERSMKCAIGHCGHCQMGKEFVCKDGAVYAYPAVKKLLEIKGV; this is encoded by the coding sequence ATGATATACCCACAAGATGCTTATTTGCCTCATGAAGCTGAGATAGTTGAATTTATCCAAGATGCTGATGATATTTTTACCTTGCGTTTACGCTTTGTAGATGAAGAGCTACGCAAAAATTATAAGTTTCACCCTGGCCAGTTTAATATGCTGTATCTGTATGGTGTTGGTGAAGTAGCTATATCTATTGTTAATGATAGAAATTTTGCCGATGATATCTTTGAGCATACTATCCAAGTAGTTGGGCGTATAACTAAAGGTATGAACAAGCTAAAAACTGGTGAGACTATCGGTGTCAGAGGGCCTTTTGGTAGCTCTTGGCCAGTAGAACAAGCCAAAGGTAAAGATGTTGTAATCATGACTGGTGGTCTTGGAAATGCTCCTCTAGTTGCAGCAACAGAAGAGATTATGAAAGATAGAGATAACTATGGCAAAGTATATGTCGTACAAGGTATTCGCGATACTTCTGGACTTATCTACCAAGATAAATATACCAACTGGAATAACCAACCAAATACACAAGTACTTCTAGCTGCTACCGCTGGTGAACCTCATGGTCCATGGAAGTGGTATGACGGTTTTGTAACTACAGCAATTCCAGATTTAGATATTGATTATGCAAATACCTATGTAATGAGTGTTGGCCCTGAGATTATGATGAAAAATGTCGCTAAAGAGTTTGCTAAAGTTGGTGTGCCAGAAGAGCAAATATTTGTCAGCTTAGAGCGTAGCATGAAATGTGCTATCGGGCATTGTGGTCATTGCCAAATGGGTAAAGAATTTGTCTGTAAAGATGGTGCTGTATACGCTTATCCAGCTGTTAAGAAACTACTAGAAATAAAAGGAGTATAA